From the Trifolium pratense cultivar HEN17-A07 linkage group LG4, ARS_RC_1.1, whole genome shotgun sequence genome, the window TGTGTTTAAGGACTGCTGGGTAGATTCCAAACTGTTTAAGATTCTCGAAGATCAGAGGATTGAAACTGAACGTTTGGCTGAAGCTGCTGCGAGGCTTGCTCAAGAAGCTGATGTGCTGCACCAAGAGGATGCTCCAGAAGCTGATGTTCTCATGATTGATTATCAAGAGGatggtgaaccctcctctgataaaggcaaagCTCCTATGGATACAGATCAGCTGAGGGCTCTTCAGGAAGCATTGAGGCAACAACAAGAAGCTCTTGAGAGGCAAAGATCAGATCATCAGAATCTAGATTCCAAGGTGGATAAGCTAGATTCCAAAGTGGACTCCTTGAACGACAAATTTGACATCCTCTTAGCCTTTCTtcagaaaccctaggattctctgcacctttatgttatttatgtttttttgtttatcttctgaacaatttttctgtttctttggATTTTAACTTGGATATTTGGTTCGTTATTTCCTATTTTGTGTggtttatctttatttattctatacggtttaaacaagaaaataagaacacaagaacattttaaaagaaatttttttattaatgaactGCATATGCTTGAATACATTggcaagagaaaaataaaaagacgaccTAATCCTAGTCAGATGGATAGTACTCAGAaaaaatctcagatttctcctcagcatcatctgatgataTCTCTATAGGatctgggttctgctcttcttcttcttcttgttcctcttcagGAACATACCCAGCCAAGAATTCAGCATAGTCAGCGTCAATTTCATCTTCCTCAGCCTCAGAGTCTGACGAGATGATAATGATTTCAGCTTCTTGTGGCTTCTtattgtcttctttatctttttcttctctttctcgCTCTTCCTCCTTTCTTTTGCGAAACTCAGCGATACGAGCACTAAAccttttcattcttcttgatatatttgtttatattttattgtgaaGAATGTTTGTCAACAAAGTTCTCTTTTATAGCCTTTTTAGCgctttggtttttgttttttgaaataaattcacctttgtaacaaccaattTCCTTCTTTGACTGCCttggttatctaaatttttgctttttgataatgacaaaagggggagtagttacgcattaattgatatgtttccaaaactgaaaccacgctttATACGCTTTATATTTGTTATGTTATTAAAGGTGTTAAgcaaataaatttgttttattatggaGACTTAGtattttaaactaaaaataaatttcatcagtaaggataagttaagagtgcaattttaacttaaccttatgagactcagggggagagcttgcaaacctctcgtcctgaagaaaaatatgaaatttaattttactttaattacttaaatcttatactaaattaaaatatcatggataaatcCTAAAGCTAAGGCTTTAagaagtatcaatcttagggggagcttgcaaacctcataaacctaagagaaacatgataagttaatttaacaacaattgtcaattaataatttaatacttatgtttgtcatcatcaaaaagggggagattgttggaacaaaattgatttaaaaatgtttgcccctaaatctattaaggttttgatgataacaaagtattaataaacaattggaaggactaaaaatttaatttaagtgtgcagaacttagcttcagataagctctgaataAAGCTCAGTAGATAAGTAATTCAGAAGTTCGCAAGTtctcagaagttacaaccttcagaagatgaagacatcagaacttcttaagtgtctaagcttcatcaaactctgaagatcttcttgaagttggTGAAGATTCTCCTttgttagtcaactcttctaccaatgaagaaaaggagctttcaagcttgatcagaacagctaccctcattttgtctgtccactcttgagaacgtgggacatcagactctttagctgaataaggaaagtcttctctgcacatggtcaaagtgtctgaaCCTCTTACTCAAttttagaaacaaccaaactgcatcaagacaagctgcttgaagacaaaaggttatctacttcaacggtcatctgtgcaacgactcttttctagctatatatatactagaagaatcagttgTAAATATAATATCAATTAATCAAGGATTACACACGCGcttgaacaaactctgaattacgaatacaagctctgaacctctgaactagtgtttttgcactcttagtccaaatactttgtattcattgtatttgctctttaaggttctcttaagagcagttgtattctttCAACTATTTTATTATCTCTGGTACTTGAGAaatcttaagcttgtgtgcttaagtgagaagtcttaagcttgtgtgcttgagcattgttgtgaagcctcttgcttgtgtgcttgagcatttgtaatcttgtgtgattatagtgaaatcccttggaagtgcaaggggactggactactctcgttttgtgagaggaacctgtataaattgcttgtgtgatctctctctctccttatcttgttttattgtgttacttatccgctgctaacttagttaagttaagaacttgggaaaagttttaacttggctaaaacacaattcaaccccccccccccccccttcttgtgttttcacaccttcatgtTTATCATGATGCTTATGCTGAGTTCAAGATTACAAGGACTCATATCAAAGCCTTCTTTTTGGTAAGTTTcatttatcatatacttatctTGATTGTTACATACCTTCTTGTTATTTCCCATTTAGTATTTTATTGGAAAAATGCATCATTTGTCTTTAGACATGTTTAAACTACACACTCtctttactaaaaaaaatgacacaagATGAGAGAATTTTcggagataattttttttttttagtgattcAAATTTTTCTACATAAAATTTACAAAGACAAGTTCAAATTccctaaaaaaattacattatttaaATGACATCTCCACCCCTCTCTTTTACAAAATAGAACGAGTATGTGTTAATTGTAGGGTTGGTTTAAGCTCAACTCTCAATTTAAGATGATATAGAGTCTGGTTCAAGATCCGTTAGACCACCTATTATCAGGTCCGGTATCGggtcatccaccatttatatccacacGCCAAGCTCAACATGGGTGTAAAGAAGTGCTTTAGAAGTCTTCCATTGGATGTGAGATGACCTGAGCATACAAGCCAGATTTGTAGTGGGATTGAGGCATAATATAATGCAAGGATCAGGATCCTCTACAGTCAGCTTCAGTGTAGCCAACTATAGACCGTTAGATCTAAGAGAGAGATAAATCAAGTAAGGATCAGGATCTTGTTTGTATTGTGTCTAACTATAATATGACTCTTGTGACAGGATCTATTCATTGCAGGCACAAAGACTTCAGCAGAAGCTATGCAATGGGCAATGGTTCAGCAGAAGCTATGCAATGGGCAATGGCTGAGCTCCTTAACCATCCTGAAGCATTTCACAAGGTAAGAAATGAGATAGAGTCAGTCACACAGAATGTTAGGTTAGTTGAAGAATCAGATATCCCAAACCTGCCATATTTACAAGCAGTGGTAAAAGAAACACTGAGACTTTATCCACCAGGACCAGTAACAACAAGAGAATGCAATCAAGACTGCAAAATTAATGGCTTTGA encodes:
- the LOC123881827 gene encoding cytochrome P450 705A22-like — encoded protein: MGNGSAEAMQWAMAELLNHPEAFHKVRNEIESVTQNVRLVEESDIPNLPYLQAVVKETLRLYPPGPVTTRECNQDCKINGFDIPAKTAVAINLYAIMRDPEIWEDPNEFHPERFLKEKDDQSSYYDYQNDDKRMEFNFVPFGAGRRGCPGTALAF